The Musa acuminata AAA Group cultivar baxijiao chromosome BXJ2-2, Cavendish_Baxijiao_AAA, whole genome shotgun sequence genome contains the following window.
GTCATACCTGGTATTGGAAGGCTTGTCAAACCAGCCGATCTCTTGGTGCACCAGCCTTTCGAACGACAAGGAACGTACTCGTTCGATCAGCTTCCCACCAGCCACTCCAAAGAGGTAGTGCTGCGCCGGCACCACAAGGAAAGTGACCACTCCGAGAAGAACAAACATCACTGCCCAAAACTTGGAGTCCTTGCGGAGTTCATCTGGGGGTTCGTAGAATGTCTTGAGCACGCTTGAAATAACAATCCCGAACACTGGGAAAATGACGCCATTTATGGCAGCCACTATGGATCCCAACACAAGCACAGGCGTCTCGGGCTTGTTCAGATAAGCCAGTCTTCTAACAGAAGCTTttttgtccatctcgtcctcgtcggcacCCTCTTCGTCGAGTCTGTCTCCTTCTGGGCGGGAACCCTGCGTGGACAAATTACTGCCGACGGATATCCTGGAGGACAAATTACTGCTCCCGGACCGTCTTATATAACTCCTGGCATCAGACTCTGGAATCATTGATTCTTCCTCTTGCTCAGGGAACTCTTGCAGCCGTATTAACCGGGAGTAGGAGCCATAAGAATCCTTGATCAACTCTGatagggatataaagagaaataatctTTGTATAGGAATAAATACTAGAAaatcataatacgcagcggaataaaatggaaacacaatcaaacaaaacaccaagatatacgtggaaaaccccttcaatgtgaagggtaaaaatcacgggacaaactagagataatccactatgagaataatgaatatacaaatctcaatctcttgcccaaaaccctagcaacaaccataagagaataactgggatataaggattatgtcactgcccacaatatcttgaacctccccaagtaatcacagcaagagtctactatagatttgatctaacctgaggtgagaacactgctagatgattgagaacaatctctctgcgttgtccttgtcttctttcctttctttctcttgtttttctgtcttgttcttctctctttgttgctacgaggatgtcaacgttgctgcctttttctgcttctaaaacgcagcccccaCACCCTCCTTATATTGATATAGGGTTAGATCAAAgaggtgtgggttgtgggctgattaagcccaccatgggctgaacccactttgggctgccagcccaacaacctcccccttcagcccataagggaggctgtcccatgactcctcaatgtgaagccatgctgatcaactgtcggcatatctcctgtctttcttttggtaaggtcttcgtcaacatttggtagcagcaccaaatcataagtgtggttcttctgaagagcattcatctcttcctgcatagcaactaaccacttctctttctgctcactctcaactgcttcatggtaactctctggttcacctgcatcagtaagcatcacatactcatctgtagagtatcttctggaaggttgacgttatctagaagatcttctcaactgaggttctgcgggaacttgctctcctacttcttcttgctcaacatgtcctgtaggtaaatcaacatcaggctctacactattttcctgcatatctcccccatcaccctgatatactagaggaataactgggtcacaatatgctaatccttctgcagaagtcttggttggtgccttcttcttcaaatcctcaaaggtttgatcttcaaagaagaccacatctatgctcctgaacaccttcagcttttctggatcccaaagcctgtaaccaaactgatcatatgagtaaccaagaaaaatacattctttagacttaccatccagcttggacatcTCATTAtttagaacatgtgcaaatgcacgacaaccaaacactctcaaatgcctgtaggaaacatctttccctgaccatacatgctctgcaacatcaccatctagggttgtacatggtgataagttgatcacatcaactgcagtcctcaaagcctcatcccaaaaccttttgggtagcttggcctatgaaagcatacatctgatcttttccatgatggtgcggttcatcctctctgcaattgcattatgctgaggtgtaccaggaactgtcatctcatgttggatcccatgtgacctgcaatagtcattaaacaatcccgtatactcaccaccattatctgatcttatgcatttcaatttcctttctatctccctttcaaccctggcatgaaactctttgaagacattaataacctgatctttggtcttcaaagcataagtccaaactttcctggaaaaatcatctataaaagtgacaaaataaaatgcaccacttataccaagaacatcaacaaatcctccaggagtttttgtcctcaaaggaccacatacatctgtataaacacggtctaagacatgcatttttctagacaaagcagcactagcaaatgaaactctatgttgtttaccagtcaaactatcaatacaagggttcagatgtatacctctgagatctggcaatacctctctcttggaaagagcttgcagccccttctcgctcatgtgtcccaatcgtctatgccacaactcctgaagtatttctctgtagcatttaactgatcaccataagctttagcttgcaacctgtacaaagtatgacatttctttccactagctataacaagagaacccttactgagcttccattgccctttgtgaaatctgctttcatactcttcatcatctagtcttccaactgaaattaaattcagcctcaagtcaaccacatgtctcacatccttaagtaccaacttgcagccaaggttggtctttaaatggatatcacccatgccaatgatgtctgctgtaccatagttgcccatcttgacaacaccaaagtttccagacctgtatgtagcaaaaaactctctccgtggtgtagcatgataagaagcacctgtgtcaatcatccATTCAAGATCCTGacatacacaagaaaaaatatcatcagaaagagacaaaatcaaataatcaccaccctgcactgtagctgtagtattatcctttgactctgtagactccatttCTTTTcccgttttcttgttcttcttaggttgcttacattggttcttgtaatgtcctttctcaccacagttatagcaaacaatatcttttcttgatcttgacttgctcctacccatacgtgaactgcttctagactttgaccttcctctgttctctgagataagtgcctgtgaatcattccgaGATGttaccgaactctttcttctcaactcctcattcaacaaactgcttgttacttgactcatagtgacaataccatttggagcagaattactaagggaaaccaccagtgtctcccaactttctggtaatgaacaaagaagtaacaatgcctgcaactcatcatcaagagacattttcatagaggataactgattagtaatactctgcatttcattcaaatgctcagaaacaccctctctatattttaggttcacaagttttctaatcaaaaaagctttgttgcgagctgtttttctttcatagagactttccatttttttccaaagagaatatgcagaaattttagtagaaacatggtgaaagacactatcatcaagccactgtctaataaacccaattgtttttcgatctaacctcttccgctcatcatttgtcatagttgtaggttttgcactatcccctgtaaaggtccatacaaatctttgcaatacaatagatcttccattcttggtttccatatcatccaattgtttccattcaaactaatcatgcgagaaacattacaggcctccatgttcaaatacaaaaattaaatcaccaaaaccctgctctgataccagttgatggggatataaagaggaataacctttgtataggaacaaatactagaaaaccataatacgcagcgaaataaaatggaaacacaatcaaacaaaacaccaagatatacatggaaaaacccttcaatgtgaagggtaaaaaccacggggcaaactagagataatccactataagaataatgaatatacaaatctcaatctcttgcccaaaaccctagcagcaaccataagagaataactgagatataaggattacgtcactgcccataatatcttgaacctccccaagtaatcacagtaagagtctactgtagatttgatctaacctgagatgagaacactgctagatgatcgagaacagtctctttgcgttgtccttatcttcttccctttctttctcttgtttttctgccttgttctttgTTGCTATgaggatgtcaacgttgctgcctttttctgtctcttttctgcttctaaaacgcagcccccacaccctcattatattgatctagggttagatcaaaggggtgtgggttgtgggctgtgggctgattaagcccaccatgggctgaacccattTTGGGCTGCAAGCCCAACAAACTTAGCATGCGAACCTGCATGTGTCGATGTTGCAGTTCTCCAGATCTGTGAAGCTACAGATTTCCGAGAGGTTTCTGTTTCCACGTACCTTGTTCTACGAGTTCTCCACGAGACACGACCGAGATCGTGTCGGCACAGATTTCCGAGAGGTTTCTGTTTCCACGTACCTTGTTCTACGAGTTCTCCACGAGACACGACCGAGATCGTGTCGGCATTCTTGATGGTGCTCAGGCGATGGGCGACGACGATAGTGGTTCTATTCGTCATGACCGTCTCCAAAGCCTCCTGCACTATCCGCTCCGACTCAGCGTCCAATGCGCTTGTTGCTTCATCAAGAAGTAAGATCTTAGGGTTCTTCAGAATGACTCTCGCGATCGCTATCCTCTGCTTCTGCCCACCCGAGAGTTGCGTGCCATGCTCGCCGACCATGGTGTCAAGCCCCTGCAGGAGACGGGAATGAACTAAGAAGATGAGCATTTGGTCACATGTTGGTGGGTAGGTGTTCTCCGGGTTACGTTTGGCATCTTGTCGATGAACTTTGCAGCATTAGCGAGCTTAGCTGCTCTCTGAATCTCTTCAGCTGTTGCACCTTCCTTTCCGTAGGCGATGTTCTCTCTAATAGTCGTGGTGAACAAGACAGGCTCTTGGCTGACGAGTCCAATCCGTTCCCTCACCCATTTCAGCCTCAGCTCCTTCAGATCAATGCCATCGATCAGTACTTGACCGGCCTGGGGATCGTAGAACCTCTCCACCAGGCTGATCACAGTTGACTTCCCGCTGCCGCTCTCTCCAACTAAAGCCATGGTGGTGCCACTTGGTACGAACAAGGAGAAGCTATTAAATATCAACTGGTCAGGCCTCGCTGGGTAGCTGAATCGGACATCTTTTAACTCAACGTCGCCCTTGATATCTTCCAGCACGATCCCACTCGTGTCGTAGACGTCGATCTCGGGCTTTCGATTGATCGTCTCGAACATTTTGTACGCTGCAGCTTGGCCTGCCGAGAACGCGGTCAGACATGGCGATGCCTGACCTAAAGACCTGGTGAAGCAAATAAATCGAGAGAAGACAAGAGAAATGAGCCTAATTCATAGTTATTTTTCCTGCAAAAACAAACTGGTGCCGGGGATGTGACTTACATTGCACCAGTCGTGACAGTTACCATGCAATTGAAAACATCTGCTCCTATGTATCCTTTCTCGATGATGAGCTTGGCACCGTACCATACAGCCAGACCGTAGTTGCAGAAAATGATCATTAGAACGCAACCGATGCCCACCCCAGCAGCGATCCCTTCTTGGACAACAGCTCCATACGCTTTCTTGATGAGCTGCTTGTAATCGTCGATTGCTTGCTTCTCACCATTGAAAGCTGCAACCTGAGATTCATTCAAACAAGGATTATAAACAGCTTCACCTTAAATGCGGAATGCAGCAGAGAATCTTTACGTACTGTTCTGATGGATCCAACTGTGTGTTCGACAACAATGCCGGCTTCAGCATATGCCTTTTGGCCGCGGGTTGATGATCTGAATATTATCAATGACATGGCGGCACCGGCAATGACGGTGAGAGGTAAACTCGCTATCAGGACAAGTGACAGAAGCCAACCTTTGGTAAATGCAACGACAAAACTACCGAAGAAGGTTGCAGCTAATTGCAGACATTTTCCAACCTGAAAAAGACAGATAAAGTGATTCTTAGGAAGATAATGATTACAGCAGATGTCAACATATAACTTGATCTTTAGAAAGGGACTTGCATATGTCAAGATAATGAATGCATCAATTCTCAAGATTCTGTAAGAAATAACCTACAACATGTTTCATATACAATTTGTCCATGCAGATTAAAAGATAGCTTTACAATCGAAATGCATTTTAAAAGGAGTTATAAGAAGATCTTAATTAAGTACGACTTTTTTTACATTGAGTCTCAATGATGGTATAATATCCATATAGCTTGAGGCTAAATTGTTGAGATATTACCACCTTGTTATAGAGATTTTAGGGCTTCATATTGAGAAAAAATTCGATACGTACCTTCTCACCTATTGCATCTTGAATAAGTATTGTATCTCCGGACATTCTACCAATCACTTCACCAGTAGAagtttcattatcaaagaatCCAATTTCCTGTCTTAGTATTGCTTTCAAGTACAAACCACGGATTCGTGTTGCCTGCCTTTCTCCGGTTATCATCCAGCAAGCCACCTCTGTCACCAAAAAAAGTTCACTGTATTTAGGCGAGAATTTTAGGTGTAGGGGGAACAATTGTTTCATGATGTATCAAAAGACATCAATCCTTCTAGTCCACACAAAATGATACATCAATTGCCCTGATTCAGTAAAAAAAGGCTAATTATAGACCTAATCAAACAGCTGAGAAACTATCTCATTCTTTAGATATATTCAGCAACAAATTAGGCGTCAATCACGACCAATAGTTTCAGAAATTTATAATTGGAAGGTGAATGGCACAACATACTTGTTAGTTGATCAAGACATCTTCAAATCAATGTAGCAGATATTGTCAAGATTCGTGTGACCAAGCCAGTGGTCTTTTTTGGCATTATACAAGCAAGTACTTTGttgaaaaataagattaattatctTATACATTGTAttgacaaaaaaatattataaaatgatgTGTGAAAAATCCATGTGACTTTTCGTGACATGTTAAGGAGGATATTACAAAAAGATCCATAATAGACTTATAAAATTTTCATATGGTATGGTGTCTTCTAGAATGATAAGGAGGATGATCATAAAATCCACCTTATCAATTGGGAGACGATTTCCAGCCCTAAAGATGTTGGTGACCATGGTATCCAAGATATTTttgttatgaaaaaaaaaaaaaaaactctttatgTTAAAAGAATTCTCCCTATTCTCAATAATAAAAACTGTTTTGGGCCCGCATTCTTATTCCCAAATATGATCAATTAAATCTCTGGTATTTGTCTTAAAAGAAATCTCTCTTGGACTCGAAAAAAATCTTTCTTGAACACTTTTGGGACTTATGAGAGGCTTTTGTAAGCTAATTAGCAATGGAATAACCACTAAAATTTGGGATAACCCTTGGTTTGATAATCTTTCTCTGGTTTGGTGGCCACCTTACATTAGTCTGAATGAAATAGCTAATGTTTCCTTTGTAGATGATCttatttcctcttcttttttttaaattgcaACTTACTTAAAAGATCATTTTCAGCCCTTGTTGGTTAGTTTAAACTTATTCAAATTTCATGTCACACCTGATAGTTGGATATGGCCTTATGCTCCTAAAGGCTCATTGTCCTCTAGGGGTGCTTACTTTTACATGTGAAACAATCTTCACCACATCGAGAAAAGTTAGTTAGGATGGAAGGTGATGTGGGGCTTGGGGTTTCTTGGAaagttaaattatttatataaaaattatttaggaATAGATTACcaacctttattttttttttaatagaatcATGCACTTTCAATCGAACATTTGTCTAAACTTTTCTCTGACTCTCCTCACATCTTCTGCGAATGTgcatttatttataattattatgacTAGCCAACCAGGTGCACTGCAACTTCAAACTCTTCTCCCATTAGCCTCATGACTATTGGTTATTTGAGGGAcaagtgcaaaaaaaaaaaaaagggggtaaaGGAGTCCTATTagtatttctctttggtttctatGTCTCAATTATAATG
Protein-coding sequences here:
- the LOC103976506 gene encoding ABC transporter B family member 11-like isoform X2, with protein sequence MTTGTIGAIGSGLAMPIMTFIFAEVINIFGVADRESIVREVSKVVLKFVYLAAGSGVASFLQVACWMITGERQATRIRGLYLKAILRQEIGFFDNETSTGEVIGRMSGDTILIQDAIGEKVGKCLQLAATFFGSFVVAFTKGWLLSLVLIASLPLTVIAGAAMSLIIFRSSTRGQKAYAEAGIVVEHTVGSIRTVAAFNGEKQAIDDYKQLIKKAYGAVVQEGIAAGVGIGCVLMIIFCNYGLAVWYGAKLIIEKGYIGADVFNCMVTVTTGAMSLGQASPCLTAFSAGQAAAYKMFETINRKPEIDVYDTSGIVLEDIKGDVELKDVRFSYPARPDQLIFNSFSLFVPSGTTMALVGESGSGKSTVISLVERFYDPQAGQVLIDGIDLKELRLKWVRERIGLVSQEPVLFTTTIRENIAYGKEGATAEEIQRAAKLANAAKFIDKMPNGLDTMVGEHGTQLSGGQKQRIAIARVILKNPKILLLDEATSALDAESERIVQEALETVMTNRTTIVVAHRLSTIKNADTISVVSRGELVEQGSNVDILLIKDSYGSYSRLIRLQEFPEQEEESMIPESDARSYIRRSGSSNLSSRISVGSNLSTQGSRPEGDRLDEEGADEDEMDKKASVRRLAYLNKPETPVLVLGSIVAAINGVIFPVFGIVISSVLKTFYEPPDELRKDSKFWAVMFVLLGVVTFLVVPAQHYLFGVAGGKLIERVRSLSFERLVHQEIGWFDKPSNTSGQIGARLSADASTVRKLVGDSLSLVVQNIATCIAGLVIALLANWKLGLIVLVLLPLLSLQEYAQIKFLRGFSEDAKKMYEEASQVASDAVASIRTVASFCGEQNVMDAYLRKCEAPMRNGERQGIISGLGYSFSFIALYCTYALCFYIGARFVHDAQANFAQVFRVFFALTLAALGVSQSSTAASDINNARDSARSIFAILDRQSKIDSSTDEGEVLQNVRGDIKFHHVSFRYPSRPHVQIFRDLCLSMPAGKTVALVGESGSGKSTVIALLERFYDPEAGTISLDGMDIAKLKVSWVRQQMGLVSQEPVLFNGTIRTNIEYGKQGPASEEELVAAAEAAGAHRFISGLPQGYDTSVGERGVQLSGGQKQRIAIARAVLKDPRVLLLDEATSALDAESERVVQEALDRIMVGRTAVIVTHRLSTIRGAETIAVVKNGVVAEKGRHDTLMGIQNGIYASLVALQTSST
- the LOC103976506 gene encoding ABC transporter B family member 11-like isoform X1 codes for the protein MTTGTIGAIGSGLAMPIMTFIFAEVINIFGVADRESIVREVSKVVLKFVYLAAGSGVASFLQVACWMITGERQATRIRGLYLKAILRQEIGFFDNETSTGEVIGRMSGDTILIQDAIGEKVGKCLQLAATFFGSFVVAFTKGWLLSLVLIASLPLTVIAGAAMSLIIFRSSTRGQKAYAEAGIVVEHTVGSIRTVAAFNGEKQAIDDYKQLIKKAYGAVVQEGIAAGVGIGCVLMIIFCNYGLAVWYGAKLIIEKGYIGADVFNCMVTVTTGAMSLGQASPCLTAFSAGQAAAYKMFETINRKPEIDVYDTSGIVLEDIKGDVELKDVRFSYPARPDQLIFNSFSLFVPSGTTMALVGESGSGKSTVISLVERFYDPQAGQVLIDGIDLKELRLKWVRERIGLVSQEPVLFTTTIRENIAYGKEGATAEEIQRAAKLANAAKFIDKMPNGLDTMVGEHGTQLSGGQKQRIAIARVILKNPKILLLDEATSALDAESERIVQEALETVMTNRTTIVVAHRLSTIKNADTISVVSRGELVEQGTLFLFISLSELIKDSYGSYSRLIRLQEFPEQEEESMIPESDARSYIRRSGSSNLSSRISVGSNLSTQGSRPEGDRLDEEGADEDEMDKKASVRRLAYLNKPETPVLVLGSIVAAINGVIFPVFGIVISSVLKTFYEPPDELRKDSKFWAVMFVLLGVVTFLVVPAQHYLFGVAGGKLIERVRSLSFERLVHQEIGWFDKPSNTSGQIGARLSADASTVRKLVGDSLSLVVQNIATCIAGLVIALLANWKLGLIVLVLLPLLSLQEYAQIKFLRGFSEDAKKMYEEASQVASDAVASIRTVASFCGEQNVMDAYLRKCEAPMRNGERQGIISGLGYSFSFIALYCTYALCFYIGARFVHDAQANFAQVFRVFFALTLAALGVSQSSTAASDINNARDSARSIFAILDRQSKIDSSTDEGEVLQNVRGDIKFHHVSFRYPSRPHVQIFRDLCLSMPAGKTVALVGESGSGKSTVIALLERFYDPEAGTISLDGMDIAKLKVSWVRQQMGLVSQEPVLFNGTIRTNIEYGKQGPASEEELVAAAEAAGAHRFISGLPQGYDTSVGERGVQLSGGQKQRIAIARAVLKDPRVLLLDEATSALDAESERVVQEALDRIMVGRTAVIVTHRLSTIRGAETIAVVKNGVVAEKGRHDTLMGIQNGIYASLVALQTSST
- the LOC103976506 gene encoding ABC transporter B family member 11-like isoform X5, coding for MTTGTIGAIGSGLAMPIMTFIFAEVINIFGVADRESIVREVSKVVLKFVYLAAGSGVASFLQVACWMITGERQATRIRGLYLKAILRQEIGFFDNETSTGEVIGRMSGDTILIQDAIGEKVGKCLQLAATFFGSFVVAFTKGWLLSLVLIASLPLTVIAGAAMSLIIFRSSTRGQKAYAEAGIVVEHTVGSIRTVAAFNGEKQAIDDYKQLIKKAYGAVVQEGIAAGVGIGCVLMIIFCNYGLAVWYGAKLIIEKGYIGADVFNCMVTVTTGAMSLGQASPCLTAFSAGQAAAYKMFETINRKPEIDVYDTSGIVLEDIKGDVELKDVRFSYPARPDQLIFNSFSLFVPSGTTMALVGESGSGKSTVISLVERFYDPQAGQVLIDGIDLKELRLKWVRERIGLVSQEPVLFTTTIRENIAYGKEGATAEEIQRAAKLANAAKFIDKMPNGLDTMVGEHGTQLSGGQKQRIAIARVILKNPKILLLDEATSALDAESERIVQEALETVMTNRTTIVVAHRLSTIKNADTISVVSRGELVEQGTYHELIKDSYGSYSRLIRLQEFPEQEEESMIPESDARSYIRRSGSSNLSSRISVGSNLSTQGSRPEGDRLDEEGADEDEMDKKASVRRLAYLNKPETPVLVLGSIVAAINGVIFPVFGIVISSVLKTFYEPPDELRKDSKFWAVMFVLLGVVTFLVVPAQHYLFGVAGGKLIERVRSLSFERLVHQEIGWFDKPSNTSGQIGARLSADASTVRKLVGDSLSLVVQNIATCIAGLVIALLANWKLGLIVLVLLPLLSLQEYAQIKFLRGFSEDAKKMYEEASQVASDAVASIRTVASFCGEQNVMDAYLRKCEAPMRNGERQGIISGLGYSFSFIALYCTYALCFYIGARFVHDAQANFAQVFRVFFALTLAALGVSQSSTAASDINNARDSARSIFAILDRQSKIDSSTDEGEVLQNVRGDIKFHHVSFRYPSRPHVQIFRDLCLSMPAGKTVALVGESGSGKSTVIALLERFYDPEAGTISLDGMDIAKLKVSWVRQQMGLVSQEPVLFNGTIRTNIEYGKQGPASEEELVAAAEAAGAHRFISGLPQGYDTSVGERGVQLSGGQKQRIAIARAVLKDPRVLLLDEATSALDAESERVVQEALDRIMVGRTAVIVTHRLSTIRGAETIAVVKNGVVAEKGRHDTLMGIQNGIYASLVALQTSST
- the LOC103976506 gene encoding ABC transporter B family member 11-like isoform X4; translation: MTTGTIGAIGSGLAMPIMTFIFAEVINIFGVADRESIVREVSKVVLKFVYLAAGSGVASFLQVACWMITGERQATRIRGLYLKAILRQEIGFFDNETSTGEVIGRMSGDTILIQDAIGEKVGKCLQLAATFFGSFVVAFTKGWLLSLVLIASLPLTVIAGAAMSLIIFRSSTRGQKAYAEAGIVVEHTVGSIRTVAAFNGEKQAIDDYKQLIKKAYGAVVQEGIAAGVGIGCVLMIIFCNYGLAVWYGAKLIIEKGYIGADVFNCMVTVTTGAMSLGQASPCLTAFSAGQAAAYKMFETINRKPEIDVYDTSGIVLEDIKGDVELKDVRFSYPARPDQLIFNSFSLFVPSGTTMALVGESGSGKSTVISLVERFYDPQAGQVLIDGIDLKELRLKWVRERIGLVSQEPVLFTTTIRENIAYGKEGATAEEIQRAAKLANAAKFIDKMPNGLDTMVGEHGTQLSGGQKQRIAIARVILKNPKILLLDEATSALDAESERIVQEALETVMTNRTTIVVAHRLSTIKNADTISVVSRGELVEQGTHLRLIKDSYGSYSRLIRLQEFPEQEEESMIPESDARSYIRRSGSSNLSSRISVGSNLSTQGSRPEGDRLDEEGADEDEMDKKASVRRLAYLNKPETPVLVLGSIVAAINGVIFPVFGIVISSVLKTFYEPPDELRKDSKFWAVMFVLLGVVTFLVVPAQHYLFGVAGGKLIERVRSLSFERLVHQEIGWFDKPSNTSGQIGARLSADASTVRKLVGDSLSLVVQNIATCIAGLVIALLANWKLGLIVLVLLPLLSLQEYAQIKFLRGFSEDAKKMYEEASQVASDAVASIRTVASFCGEQNVMDAYLRKCEAPMRNGERQGIISGLGYSFSFIALYCTYALCFYIGARFVHDAQANFAQVFRVFFALTLAALGVSQSSTAASDINNARDSARSIFAILDRQSKIDSSTDEGEVLQNVRGDIKFHHVSFRYPSRPHVQIFRDLCLSMPAGKTVALVGESGSGKSTVIALLERFYDPEAGTISLDGMDIAKLKVSWVRQQMGLVSQEPVLFNGTIRTNIEYGKQGPASEEELVAAAEAAGAHRFISGLPQGYDTSVGERGVQLSGGQKQRIAIARAVLKDPRVLLLDEATSALDAESERVVQEALDRIMVGRTAVIVTHRLSTIRGAETIAVVKNGVVAEKGRHDTLMGIQNGIYASLVALQTSST
- the LOC103976506 gene encoding ABC transporter B family member 11-like isoform X3; the encoded protein is MTTGTIGAIGSGLAMPIMTFIFAEVINIFGVADRESIVREVSKVVLKFVYLAAGSGVASFLQVACWMITGERQATRIRGLYLKAILRQEIGFFDNETSTGEVIGRMSGDTILIQDAIGEKVGKCLQLAATFFGSFVVAFTKGWLLSLVLIASLPLTVIAGAAMSLIIFRSSTRGQKAYAEAGIVVEHTVGSIRTVAAFNGEKQAIDDYKQLIKKAYGAVVQEGIAAGVGIGCVLMIIFCNYGLAVWYGAKLIIEKGYIGADVFNCMVTVTTGAMSLGQASPCLTAFSAGQAAAYKMFETINRKPEIDVYDTSGIVLEDIKGDVELKDVRFSYPARPDQLIFNSFSLFVPSGTTMALVGESGSGKSTVISLVERFYDPQAGQVLIDGIDLKELRLKWVRERIGLVSQEPVLFTTTIRENIAYGKEGATAEEIQRAAKLANAAKFIDKMPNGLDTMVGEHGTQLSGGQKQRIAIARVILKNPKILLLDEATSALDAESERIVQEALETVMTNRTTIVVAHRLSTIKNADTISVVSRGELVEQGTLTELIKDSYGSYSRLIRLQEFPEQEEESMIPESDARSYIRRSGSSNLSSRISVGSNLSTQGSRPEGDRLDEEGADEDEMDKKASVRRLAYLNKPETPVLVLGSIVAAINGVIFPVFGIVISSVLKTFYEPPDELRKDSKFWAVMFVLLGVVTFLVVPAQHYLFGVAGGKLIERVRSLSFERLVHQEIGWFDKPSNTSGQIGARLSADASTVRKLVGDSLSLVVQNIATCIAGLVIALLANWKLGLIVLVLLPLLSLQEYAQIKFLRGFSEDAKKMYEEASQVASDAVASIRTVASFCGEQNVMDAYLRKCEAPMRNGERQGIISGLGYSFSFIALYCTYALCFYIGARFVHDAQANFAQVFRVFFALTLAALGVSQSSTAASDINNARDSARSIFAILDRQSKIDSSTDEGEVLQNVRGDIKFHHVSFRYPSRPHVQIFRDLCLSMPAGKTVALVGESGSGKSTVIALLERFYDPEAGTISLDGMDIAKLKVSWVRQQMGLVSQEPVLFNGTIRTNIEYGKQGPASEEELVAAAEAAGAHRFISGLPQGYDTSVGERGVQLSGGQKQRIAIARAVLKDPRVLLLDEATSALDAESERVVQEALDRIMVGRTAVIVTHRLSTIRGAETIAVVKNGVVAEKGRHDTLMGIQNGIYASLVALQTSST